A part of Planctomycetota bacterium genomic DNA contains:
- a CDS encoding HEAT repeat domain-containing protein yields MKKRLMLVLVLVGMIGCETTITEEPKNQETKEPTTQDSPLTTNIQQLITNLGSDDWETREKAQKTLENWPREKLDEIEPPINKAAQNTNPEIRNRANKILRAIAVRKRVEFSQELLTEFPNIYSDFFLFDSHAKFEVIEKILYNRTLTSKGKYTEITTNDIIGLINEVLLDNGIGLNRDEKTNIINLCRGDRWNGELIKESSASLRKLLKDEDWLVRSYTAITLANLGDKESIPLIHNLIKDESPAVRREAVHALGRLDDKESIPEIKKLLKDKDKNVREQALKTLKELGVDVEENK; encoded by the coding sequence ATGAAAAAACGTTTAATGCTCGTGTTGGTGCTGGTCGGAATGATTGGATGCGAAACTACCATAACTGAAGAACCGAAGAACCAAGAAACTAAAGAACCAACAACGCAAGATTCCCCACTAACAACCAACATCCAACAACTAATCACTAATCTGGGCTCAGACGACTGGGAAACACGGGAAAAGGCGCAGAAAACTCTGGAAAACTGGCCCAGAGAAAAGCTGGATGAAATAGAACCGCCAATTAACAAAGCCGCTCAAAACACCAACCCTGAAATTCGTAACCGCGCTAACAAAATCCTCAGGGCAATAGCGGTTAGAAAACGGGTTGAGTTTTCCCAAGAGTTATTAACTGAATTCCCAAATATATACTCAGATTTTTTCTTATTTGATTCTCATGCCAAATTTGAAGTGATTGAAAAAATACTCTATAATAGAACTCTCACTAGCAAAGGGAAATATACGGAAATCACCACCAATGATATTATTGGCCTTATCAACGAAGTCCTTTTAGATAATGGGATAGGATTAAACAGAGACGAAAAGACAAACATTATCAACCTGTGTCGCGGGGACCGGTGGAACGGTGAATTAATAAAAGAATCATCAGCGTCATTAAGGAAACTACTAAAGGATGAGGATTGGCTTGTGCGTAGCTATACTGCCATAACCCTTGCTAATCTCGGCGATAAAGAATCTATTCCCTTAATACATAACCTGATTAAGGATGAATCTCCAGCTGTGCGCCGCGAAGCTGTTCATGCACTAGGTCGATTAGACGACAAAGAATCAATCCCTGAAATAAAGAAACTATTAAAAGACAAAGATAAAAATGTTCGTGAACAAGCCCTCAAAACGCTAAAAGAACTTGGGGTGGATGTCGAGGAAAATAAATAA
- the uvrB gene encoding excinuclease ABC subunit UvrB — protein MTEFKLTTKMTPKGDQPQAIKKLTEGINSGLPHQTLLGVTGSGKTFSMAHVIQNTGKPTLIISHNKTLAAQLYSEFKEFFPNNAVHYFVSYYDYYQPEAYIPQRDIYIEKDASINENLDRLRLAATSALLSRRDVIIVASVSCIYGLGSPEDYAQMVVSIKIGDKTARESIMKQLVDILYERNETVLSRGNFRVRGDTIEIWPAYDEHVIRITMDDDKIATISQTNRLTGDIMQSFESVTIFPAKHFVMPEDKIKRSIQSIKDELKVRLAELKKQNKLVEAQRLGARTNYDIEMLLEVGYCKGIENYSRHLSGRKPGERPFTLMDFFPKDYLVFVDESHVTIPQIRGMYFGDRSRKETLVEYGFRLPSALDNRPMKFAEWEAMVKQMVFVSATPGDYEAEKSKDKVVEQIIRPTGLVDPAIIVKPTEGQVADLTKRIQQRIKNKERVLITTLTKRLAEDLSSYMQEKGIKGRYLHSEIETIERVKILNDLRKGTFDVLVGVNLLREGLDLPEVSLVAIMDADKEGFLRSETSLIQTVGRTARNVNGEVILYADNITGSMKRAMAETDRRRKIQLDFNKKNHITPKTIKKAILEGIEQAEESKKIEAQAFSFDISQYEGTELVMKLEEEMLEHAKKQEFEKAAEIRDLIDELKRKKK, from the coding sequence ATGACAGAATTTAAACTGACAACCAAGATGACCCCCAAAGGCGACCAGCCACAGGCTATCAAGAAGCTTACCGAAGGCATCAATTCCGGGCTCCCCCACCAAACGCTCCTGGGCGTGACCGGCTCAGGCAAGACCTTTTCCATGGCGCACGTCATCCAGAATACAGGAAAACCAACGCTCATTATTTCCCATAATAAAACCTTAGCCGCCCAGCTCTACTCCGAATTCAAGGAATTCTTCCCCAATAACGCCGTCCATTACTTTGTCAGCTATTACGATTATTACCAGCCTGAGGCATATATCCCCCAGCGCGATATCTATATAGAAAAGGACGCCTCCATCAATGAGAATCTCGACCGCCTGCGTCTAGCCGCCACGAGCGCCCTTCTTTCCCGCCGCGATGTCATTATCGTTGCCAGCGTCTCCTGCATATACGGCCTGGGCTCTCCCGAAGATTACGCCCAAATGGTCGTATCCATAAAAATCGGGGATAAAACCGCGCGCGAATCCATCATGAAACAGCTGGTCGATATCCTGTATGAACGCAACGAAACGGTCTTAAGCCGCGGCAATTTCCGGGTGCGCGGAGACACCATAGAAATCTGGCCCGCGTATGACGAGCATGTCATCAGGATTACCATGGATGACGACAAAATCGCCACTATCAGCCAGACCAACCGCCTGACCGGCGATATCATGCAATCATTCGAATCCGTGACTATTTTCCCGGCAAAGCATTTTGTCATGCCTGAAGATAAAATAAAGCGCTCAATACAATCAATCAAGGACGAGCTTAAAGTGAGACTGGCGGAACTGAAGAAGCAAAATAAGCTGGTGGAAGCCCAGCGCCTGGGCGCGCGGACGAATTACGATATCGAAATGCTCCTTGAGGTCGGTTATTGTAAAGGGATAGAAAATTATTCCCGCCACTTAAGCGGCAGAAAACCGGGAGAGCGCCCGTTCACTTTGATGGACTTCTTCCCGAAAGATTACCTCGTATTCGTGGATGAATCGCACGTGACCATCCCGCAAATAAGAGGCATGTATTTCGGCGACCGCTCCCGCAAGGAAACTCTTGTGGAATACGGATTCCGCCTGCCATCAGCCTTGGATAACCGCCCGATGAAGTTCGCGGAATGGGAAGCCATGGTCAAGCAAATGGTCTTTGTCTCTGCCACGCCCGGCGATTATGAAGCGGAGAAATCCAAAGACAAGGTGGTCGAACAGATTATCCGCCCGACCGGATTGGTTGACCCGGCGATTATCGTCAAGCCCACCGAAGGGCAGGTGGCTGACCTGACCAAACGCATACAGCAGAGAATAAAGAACAAGGAACGCGTGCTGATAACGACGCTGACCAAGCGGCTGGCAGAAGATTTAAGTTCCTATATGCAGGAAAAAGGCATTAAGGGCAGGTATCTCCACTCTGAAATAGAAACCATCGAACGCGTTAAGATATTGAACGACTTACGGAAAGGCACATTTGACGTCCTGGTCGGGGTAAACCTCTTGCGCGAGGGATTGGATTTGCCGGAGGTATCGCTGGTGGCAATCATGGACGCGGATAAAGAAGGATTCCTGCGCTCGGAGACATCGCTCATCCAGACCGTCGGCAGAACCGCGCGCAATGTCAATGGTGAGGTAATCCTGTATGCGGATAACATAACCGGCTCCATGAAGCGCGCCATGGCGGAAACCGACCGCCGTAGGAAAATACAGCTTGACTTCAATAAAAAGAACCATATCACGCCCAAGACCATCAAGAAAGCAATACTGGAAGGAATAGAACAGGCAGAGGAATCCAAAAAGATTGAGGCGCAGGCGTTTTCATTTGATATCTCCCAGTATGAGGGAACGGAGCTGGTAATGAAGCTGGAAGAAGAGATGCTCGAGCACGCCAAGAAACAGGAATTCGAGAAGGCCGCGGAAATCCGGGATTTAATTGACGAGCTTAAGCGCAAGAAGAAATAA
- a CDS encoding FMN-binding glutamate synthase family protein — protein MSLSKTNATAATLTKNRTEGSVIPASGMCVTCVDGCIGMCEIGKSAYRGHEVIYPQPFGVITSAGEKSYPVDYSHFNIISGVIGAQGIEADSDKAIFPNVKLELAIGHDKGLKFKYPWVISGIGSTDIAKNNWEGLAIGSAISGTPLTIGENVVGMDPQSVIKNGRVMDTVDLKRRVKLYTDSQRDGYGAIIVQANVEDGRLGVQEYAIEKLGVTCVELKWGQGAKNIGGEVKIRDLKKAQMLYERGYVVLPNPKDPNVIRAYDKGAFKEFERHSRVGMVSEEGFAQRVEELRKAGAKYIFLKTGAYRPAALALAMKFASKYKIDLLTVDAAGGGTGMSPWKMMNEWGVPPVELHSLVYKYAKMLAEKKAYLPAIAVNGGFSFEDQIFKGLAMGAPFVKMIGMARAPIAAAMVGKNIGRAIDEQQLPVYVERFGSSKDEIFVTAANLRKELGDAEFEKMPAGAIGLYTYYERLAQGLRQLMAGCRKFTLDNISRDDIMSLTREATEISGITYVMDVDKAEAEKIIKS, from the coding sequence ATGTCACTTTCTAAGACGAATGCAACAGCGGCCACCCTGACCAAAAACAGGACCGAAGGCTCGGTCATCCCGGCATCCGGCATGTGCGTAACATGCGTGGACGGGTGCATCGGCATGTGCGAAATCGGTAAATCCGCCTACCGGGGGCATGAAGTCATCTATCCGCAGCCCTTTGGCGTCATCACTTCGGCCGGGGAAAAATCATATCCGGTAGATTATTCCCACTTTAATATCATCAGCGGCGTCATCGGCGCGCAGGGAATCGAAGCGGATAGCGACAAGGCGATTTTCCCGAACGTCAAGCTTGAGCTGGCCATCGGCCATGATAAAGGTCTAAAATTTAAATATCCGTGGGTGATTTCCGGCATCGGCTCGACCGATATCGCCAAGAATAACTGGGAAGGTTTAGCAATCGGCTCGGCTATTTCCGGCACACCCCTGACCATCGGCGAAAACGTCGTCGGCATGGACCCGCAGTCCGTCATAAAGAACGGGCGCGTCATGGATACCGTGGATTTAAAACGCCGGGTAAAACTTTATACGGATAGCCAGCGTGACGGTTACGGTGCCATTATTGTCCAGGCGAATGTCGAAGACGGACGTTTGGGCGTCCAGGAATACGCCATTGAAAAGCTCGGCGTGACCTGCGTGGAGCTAAAGTGGGGGCAGGGCGCGAAGAATATCGGCGGCGAAGTGAAAATCCGGGATTTGAAGAAGGCCCAGATGCTCTACGAGCGTGGTTATGTCGTGTTGCCCAACCCGAAAGATCCGAACGTCATCCGGGCGTATGATAAAGGCGCCTTTAAGGAATTCGAGCGCCATTCAAGGGTCGGCATGGTTTCCGAAGAAGGTTTTGCCCAGCGCGTGGAAGAGTTGCGTAAGGCAGGCGCCAAGTATATCTTCCTGAAGACCGGCGCTTATCGCCCGGCCGCACTGGCTCTGGCCATGAAATTCGCCTCCAAATATAAAATCGACCTCCTGACCGTGGACGCGGCAGGCGGCGGCACCGGAATGAGCCCGTGGAAGATGATGAATGAATGGGGCGTTCCACCGGTTGAGCTGCACTCGCTCGTTTATAAGTATGCCAAGATGCTGGCTGAAAAGAAAGCATATCTCCCGGCGATTGCCGTAAACGGCGGCTTTAGCTTTGAAGACCAGATTTTCAAGGGGCTGGCTATGGGAGCCCCGTTTGTCAAGATGATCGGCATGGCACGCGCTCCGATAGCCGCGGCGATGGTAGGCAAGAATATCGGCCGGGCGATTGATGAGCAGCAGCTGCCGGTTTATGTGGAAAGGTTCGGCTCAAGCAAAGATGAAATCTTCGTGACGGCCGCTAACCTGCGCAAAGAACTGGGTGATGCGGAATTCGAGAAGATGCCCGCTGGCGCCATCGGCCTTTACACCTATTATGAAAGGCTGGCACAGGGCCTGCGCCAGTTGATGGCCGGTTGCAGGAAATTCACGCTGGATAATATCTCCCGCGATGATATTATGTCCTTAACGCGCGAAGCAACAGAAATCAGCGGCATTACTTATGTCATGGATGTCGATAAAGCCGAAGCCGAAAAGATAATTAAGTCTTAA
- a CDS encoding (2Fe-2S)-binding protein, with amino-acid sequence MINLKINNVAVQVENGTTILEAARFLGFPIPTLCYMDGLSPYGTCRLCVVEIGEGPRAKLVSSCTYPVEEGLKVRTASERVIKARRIVIELLLGSCPQSKQIQDLASSYGVRQQRFKQEHETCILCGLCVRMCKEQMAAQAIGFNGRGNKRTINTPFNIKSEVCRLCGGCMYVCPACQLRCTYNQPDKAICGGCANLEPPCLEKEKFDDMMCYMSPCVACEIKKD; translated from the coding sequence ATGATTAACTTAAAAATTAACAACGTTGCTGTCCAGGTGGAAAATGGGACTACCATATTGGAAGCCGCCAGGTTCCTGGGGTTTCCTATCCCCACGCTTTGCTATATGGATGGGCTTTCTCCTTACGGTACCTGCCGCCTGTGCGTGGTGGAAATCGGGGAAGGGCCGAGAGCCAAACTCGTTTCTTCATGCACCTATCCGGTTGAGGAAGGCTTGAAAGTCCGTACCGCTTCGGAAAGGGTGATTAAAGCCAGGCGGATAGTCATCGAACTCCTGCTCGGTTCCTGCCCGCAATCCAAACAGATTCAGGATTTGGCTTCTTCTTACGGCGTGCGCCAGCAAAGGTTCAAGCAGGAACACGAAACCTGCATACTCTGCGGGCTGTGCGTCCGGATGTGTAAGGAGCAGATGGCGGCGCAGGCAATTGGGTTTAACGGGCGCGGCAATAAGCGGACTATCAATACGCCATTTAATATCAAATCTGAAGTCTGCCGCCTGTGCGGAGGATGCATGTATGTTTGTCCGGCCTGCCAGCTCAGGTGCACTTATAACCAGCCGGATAAAGCGATTTGCGGCGGATGCGCCAATCTGGAACCGCCCTGTCTGGAAAAGGAAAAGTTTGATGATATGATGTGTTATATGTCACCTTGTGTGGCTTGTGAAATAAAGAAAGATTAA
- a CDS encoding FAD-dependent oxidoreductase codes for MNMTKIKNFKALDELRLKLAGQREYDITYSTICAGTGCRAWGAENVVDVFNKAIAFHKLEKKVKVKMTGCHGFCEKGPISVIKPEGIFYQNIKVEDIEEIVSETIANKKVIERLLYVDPSTGKKVTYEKDVPFYNRQQRLILGNNGVIDPTSIEDYIAIGGYSALAKVLSSSSPEKVIEEVRKSGLRGRGGAGFPTGLKWDLCRKSKGDVKYIICNGDEGDPGAYMDRSVLEGNPHSVLEGMLIGAFAIGSSKGFFYVRSEYPLAVQNVGIALEQARKYGLLGENILGSNFSFDAQINRGAGAFVCGEETALIASIEGKRGEPHQRPPFPAQKGLWGKPTNINNVETWANVPIIINKGADWFAAIGTEKSKGTKIFSLVGKINNTGLVEIPMGTSLGQIIFDIGGGIPKGRQFKAVQTGGPSGGCIPNNMLNLPVDYEKLAEVGSIMGSGGMIVMDENTCMVDISKYFLTFLLDESCGKCYTCRKGIQRMLEIVTDITKGQSKLSQIDLIKELAQVVKDTTMCGLGQTAANPVLSTLRYFQSEYENHITKKRCQAGVCKELVSSPCQHICPIGTEASVYTALIAHGRFKEAYDIVMKDNPLPSVCGRVCSHPCEIKCRAGDAGEAVAIRALKRFAVDNGYKEKYNYKPKTAAQKKEKVAVIGSGPAGLAAAWALAIKGYGVTVFEALPVAGGMLAVSIPSYRLPKDILNRDIESIKKLGVTIKTNCRLGKDITIDSLKKEGFNAIFIATGTHKGKHLGINGETAEGVLDALDFLREVNLSIKSNIGKNVGVIGGGNAAIDAARTAARLNADVTIIYRRTKAEMPALKEEIESALEEGIKILLLTAPVRIITRNNKLVELECSKMQLGDFDESGRRKPIPLPNSEVKIPVDTLLVAVGEEADPSFMDTPSLKRLVSKNKTITVNPETMATDEEGVFAGGDAVTGPSTVIEAMAAGKVAAESIDQYLQKKPVAREYKLTRPSIYIDAVEISEEEMLTAKRAKVPVIPVKERQGSFKEVDCVLTKEEAVKEARRCLRCELELVKKNDDTKPNKEKELVSSDI; via the coding sequence ATGAATATGACAAAGATAAAAAACTTCAAAGCGCTTGATGAATTAAGGTTAAAACTGGCCGGACAAAGGGAATATGATATTACATATAGTACCATTTGTGCGGGTACCGGCTGCCGTGCTTGGGGAGCGGAAAACGTGGTGGATGTTTTTAACAAGGCTATCGCTTTCCACAAGCTCGAGAAAAAAGTCAAGGTCAAGATGACCGGCTGCCACGGCTTTTGCGAGAAAGGCCCGATCAGTGTGATTAAGCCGGAAGGAATATTTTATCAGAATATAAAAGTTGAGGATATCGAAGAAATCGTTTCCGAGACAATCGCTAATAAAAAGGTCATAGAACGCCTGCTTTATGTCGACCCCTCGACAGGCAAGAAAGTGACTTACGAAAAAGACGTGCCGTTTTATAACCGCCAGCAGAGATTGATTCTGGGTAATAACGGCGTAATCGATCCGACGAGCATTGAGGATTACATTGCCATCGGTGGTTATTCGGCCCTGGCAAAGGTCCTTTCTTCATCATCCCCTGAAAAGGTGATAGAGGAAGTGAGGAAATCCGGACTGCGCGGGCGCGGTGGCGCCGGATTCCCGACCGGCCTTAAATGGGATTTATGCCGCAAATCAAAAGGCGACGTCAAATACATTATATGTAACGGAGACGAAGGCGATCCGGGCGCCTATATGGACAGGAGCGTCTTGGAAGGAAATCCGCATTCTGTTTTGGAAGGCATGCTTATAGGGGCTTTCGCTATCGGTTCGTCAAAAGGATTTTTCTATGTGCGCAGCGAATATCCGCTGGCCGTCCAGAATGTCGGAATCGCCCTCGAACAGGCCCGCAAATACGGATTGCTGGGCGAGAATATTCTAGGGAGTAATTTCAGCTTTGATGCCCAGATAAACCGTGGGGCAGGCGCATTTGTCTGCGGGGAAGAAACCGCCTTGATTGCATCCATCGAAGGCAAGCGCGGCGAACCGCACCAGAGGCCGCCTTTCCCGGCGCAGAAAGGGCTTTGGGGGAAACCCACTAATATTAATAACGTCGAAACTTGGGCGAACGTTCCCATTATCATTAACAAGGGCGCCGATTGGTTTGCCGCTATCGGCACGGAAAAGAGCAAGGGCACCAAGATTTTCTCTTTGGTCGGAAAGATAAACAATACGGGACTCGTGGAAATCCCGATGGGGACGAGCTTGGGCCAGATTATTTTCGATATCGGCGGCGGCATTCCCAAGGGACGGCAGTTTAAAGCCGTCCAGACCGGCGGTCCTTCAGGCGGATGCATCCCGAATAATATGCTTAACCTGCCCGTGGATTATGAAAAGCTTGCCGAGGTCGGCTCTATCATGGGCTCGGGCGGCATGATTGTCATGGATGAAAATACCTGCATGGTGGACATCTCCAAATATTTCCTCACGTTCCTTTTGGATGAATCATGCGGCAAATGCTATACCTGCCGCAAAGGTATCCAGAGGATGCTGGAAATAGTTACGGATATCACCAAAGGGCAGAGCAAGCTTTCACAGATAGATTTGATAAAGGAACTGGCGCAGGTGGTCAAGGATACGACCATGTGCGGCCTGGGACAGACAGCGGCTAATCCCGTATTAAGCACCCTGCGTTATTTCCAGAGCGAATATGAAAATCACATTACCAAAAAGAGATGCCAGGCCGGGGTCTGCAAGGAACTGGTTTCGTCCCCGTGCCAGCATATCTGTCCCATCGGTACCGAGGCCTCGGTTTATACGGCCTTGATTGCTCACGGGCGTTTCAAAGAGGCCTATGATATCGTGATGAAGGATAATCCTTTGCCCAGCGTTTGCGGCCGGGTTTGCTCGCATCCTTGCGAGATAAAATGCCGTGCCGGCGACGCGGGCGAGGCCGTTGCCATCCGCGCCTTAAAACGTTTTGCCGTTGATAACGGTTATAAGGAAAAATATAATTACAAGCCAAAAACCGCTGCACAGAAGAAGGAGAAGGTGGCGGTTATCGGCTCCGGTCCGGCCGGACTGGCCGCGGCATGGGCGCTGGCGATTAAAGGCTACGGCGTGACGGTTTTCGAAGCGCTACCCGTAGCAGGTGGAATGTTGGCCGTCAGCATCCCGTCATACAGGCTGCCGAAAGATATCCTTAACCGGGATATTGAGTCTATCAAGAAATTAGGCGTGACCATAAAGACCAACTGCCGTTTAGGAAAAGATATTACGATAGACAGCCTGAAAAAGGAAGGTTTCAACGCGATATTTATCGCGACCGGAACCCATAAAGGGAAGCATTTGGGAATTAACGGCGAAACCGCCGAAGGCGTGCTTGATGCGCTAGATTTCCTAAGAGAAGTCAATCTGAGCATCAAGTCCAATATCGGGAAAAATGTCGGGGTTATCGGCGGCGGCAATGCCGCGATTGACGCGGCGCGCACGGCGGCCCGCTTGAACGCGGATGTAACCATCATTTACCGGCGCACCAAGGCCGAAATGCCGGCTTTGAAAGAGGAAATCGAGAGTGCCCTGGAAGAGGGCATTAAAATATTATTGCTGACCGCCCCGGTGCGTATTATCACGAGAAATAACAAGCTAGTTGAGTTGGAATGTTCCAAGATGCAGTTGGGCGATTTTGATGAAAGTGGCCGCCGGAAACCCATTCCGCTTCCCAATTCCGAAGTTAAGATTCCGGTGGATACGCTACTGGTCGCGGTTGGTGAAGAAGCCGACCCATCATTTATGGATACGCCTTCGTTAAAGAGGTTGGTTTCCAAAAACAAGACCATCACGGTTAATCCGGAAACAATGGCGACCGATGAAGAAGGCGTCTTTGCGGGAGGCGACGCGGTCACCGGACCGAGCACAGTTATCGAAGCGATGGCGGCCGGCAAGGTTGCGGCCGAATCAATTGACCAGTATCTCCAGAAAAAGCCGGTGGCAAGGGAATATAAACTGACCCGTCCCTCGATATATATCGATGCGGTTGAAATATCAGAAGAAGAAATGCTTACCGCCAAGCGCGCCAAAGTTCCGGTCATTCCGGTAAAGGAGCGCCAGGGCAGCTTTAAGGAAGTGGATTGCGTCCTGACCAAAGAGGAAGCGGTCAAGGAAGCCCGGCGCTGCTTGAGGTGCGAATTGGAGCTGGTAAAGAAAAATGATGATACTAAACCTAATAAAGAGAAAGAATTAGTGAGTTCTGATATATGA
- the nuoE gene encoding NADH-quinone oxidoreductase subunit NuoE yields MTTKDTNGKLIEKLMARYNGRKDVLISLLQDIQSENNWLSEESIRDVAQKLRLPLTDVYGVATFFKAFSLKPRGKHIVTACLGTACHVRGAPRLVDELQKILGVEPGETTPDKMFTLETVNCLGACALGPVVVIDGVYHGHATKSKVKLLIEEMRKSKQIKKRNEYDKDKKLQSA; encoded by the coding sequence ATGACTACGAAAGACACCAACGGGAAACTGATTGAAAAACTGATGGCGAGGTATAACGGCAGGAAAGATGTGTTGATTTCGCTGTTACAGGATATCCAGTCGGAAAATAACTGGCTTTCCGAGGAATCCATCCGCGATGTCGCCCAAAAGCTGCGGCTTCCCCTGACCGATGTTTACGGGGTGGCGACTTTCTTCAAGGCGTTCAGCCTTAAGCCCAGGGGCAAGCATATCGTCACCGCATGCCTGGGCACGGCCTGCCACGTCCGCGGCGCACCGCGCCTGGTGGATGAATTGCAGAAAATACTCGGTGTGGAGCCGGGGGAAACCACTCCTGATAAAATGTTTACCCTTGAAACAGTCAATTGTCTGGGCGCCTGTGCATTAGGTCCGGTCGTGGTGATTGACGGCGTTTACCACGGGCATGCCACTAAATCCAAAGTTAAACTGCTGATAGAAGAAATGCGAAAGAGTAAACAAATAAAGAAAAGAAATGAATATGACAAAGATAAAAAACTTCAAAGCGCTTGA